From Aedes albopictus strain Foshan chromosome 1, AalbF5, whole genome shotgun sequence, one genomic window encodes:
- the LOC134285015 gene encoding protein no-on-transient A-like: MLSYMLPVEEKSPSVTAASAAAAAARNLSLNLNNTTTGGGGGGGHSGPNPSSAVLVNPSASGGGKAGSRPSSGTTKVIKSAIKTNHRYNLVPSSGRDSVAPSSENGKVKKFAARLHQQQQQQPYQKCKGGEEDSVRGSAIHNGGGGGGRGGGEDLSVDEHTSLLGGSGGGGGSKSVKSDKNFNNLILVNGNGNVGGPNGGSKLVSVLKNSSALKNGGNGGDHGNSNHGTHHHHHHHQHNGYSAVNSYEEDDEEDNNDGDEEFDEAETEEAEFDLVAANNRKNIHQQQQQQTISKMSTSVSLTRNLNGINGNNGSSGQHQQPPQPQSSVETPSSGIMLDTSDADSEQTATSGCGGDGSSIGGGGGGGKKVKMNKLGGSKNVTLKR; the protein is encoded by the coding sequence ATGCTCTCCTACATGCTACCAGTTGAGGAAAAATCGCCCTCAGTGACGGCGGCCAGTGCAGCTGCTGCTGCGGCGCGAAATCTAAGTTTGAATCTGAATAATACCACTACCGGAGGAGGCGGAGGCGGTGGCCATTCCGGACCGAATCCATCGTCTGCGGTGTTGGTGAATCCGAGTGCATCCGGCGGTGGTAAGGCCGGTAGCCGTCCGTCGTCCGGGACGACCAAGGTTATCAAATCGGCCATCAAAACAAACCATCGCTATAATCTGGTTCCGTCGTCGGGTCGGGATTCGGTTGCTCCGTCGTCGGAGAACGGGAAGGTAAAGAAGTTCGCTGCGAGgttgcatcagcagcagcagcagcaaccgtACCAGAAGTGCAAGGGAGGTGAAGAAGATAGTGTGAGGGGTAGTGCAATACACaacggaggaggaggaggaggaagagGCGGTGGTGAAGATTTGAGTGTTGATGAGCACACCAGCCTTCTGGGAGGAAGTGGTGGCGGCGGTGGCTCCAAGAGTGTCAAAAGTGATAAGAATTTCAACAACCTGATTCTCGTCAACGGGAACGGCAACGTCGGTGGTCCCAACGGGGGTTCCAAGCTAGTGAGTGTGTTGAAGAATTCCTCGGCCCTGAAGAATGGTGGCAACGGTGGTGACCATGGCAATAGCAACCACGGcactcaccaccaccaccaccaccaccagcacaATGGCTACAGTGCGGTGAATAGCTACGAAGAAGATGACGAAGAAGACAACAACGACGGTGACGAAGAGTTCGACGAAGCCGAAACAGAAGAAGCCGAGTTCGATTTGGTTGCGGCGAATAATCGCAAGAATATTcaccaacagcaacaacagcaaacgATCAGCAAAATGAGCACCAGTGTGAGTTTGACGCGGAATTTGAACGGAATCAACGGTAACAATGGCAGTAGTGGCCAACATCAGCAGCCACCGCAGCCGCAGTCCTCGGTGGAGACGCCGAGCAGTGGCATTATGTTGGACACGAGCGATGCCGACTCCGAGCAGACCGCCACCAGTGGATGCGGTGGAGATGGGTCTAGCATCGGAGGAGGAGGCGGTGGTGGCAAGAAGGTCAAGATGAATAAACTCGGCGGTAGCAAGAATGTGACACTCAAGAGGTGA